TGCTCGTGGCGGTGACCGTCTGGGTATTTATTATCTTGAAACAGGTGCTTCTATGCGCCCGAGTAAAGTGATTTACGACCGTGCACACTCAGCTATCGCTGAAGCTGAGCCTTCTGACTTCGACTTTGATGCTATCATGGAAGGTGCTGACTGGTTCCACTGGTCGGGCATCACGCCGGCTATTTCCGATAAAGCTGCAGAACTGACCAAATTGGCTTGCGAGGCTGCCAAGCGTCACGGAGTAACGGTATCTGTAGACTTGAACTTCCGTAAGAAATTGTGGACCAAGGAAAAAGCCCAGTCTATCATGCGCCCGTTGATGCAATACGTGGATGTTTGCATCGGAAACGAAGAAGATGCGGAACTCTGCCTGGGATTCAAGCCCGATGCTGATGTAGAAGGCGGAAAGACCGATGCAGAAGGTTACAAAGGCATTTTCACTGCCATGGCGAAAGAATTCGGATTCAAGTATGTTATCTCTACCTTGCGTGAATCGTTCTCGGCTACTCACAATGGCTGGAAAGCTATGATTTATAACGGTGAAGAGTTCTATACATCGAAGCGTTACGATATCAACCCCATTATCGACCGTGTAGGTGGCGGCGACTCGTTCTCAGGCGGTATCATCCACGGTCTGCTGACGAAGCCGAACCAAGGCGAAGCATTGGAATTTGCCGTAGCTGCTTCTGCATTGAAACATACCATCAACGGTGACTTCAACCTTGTTTCGGTAGAAGAGGTAGAAGCACTGGCTGGCGGTGATGCAAGCGGTCGTGTACAACGATAAAATCCTTTTATTCACCACAGATTACACAGATTATTTTATTTTGAACCAATAAATCTGTGTAATCTGTGGTGAGAATATCATAAACTTAAAACTTTAAATTGTGGCAAAATTTGATAAGATAGCTGTGTTGAACAAAATCGGTTCAACCGGCATGGTGCCTGTGTTCTACCATAAAGACGCAGAAGTGGCAAAGAAAGTGGTTAAGGCTTGCTATGATGGCGGCGTGCGTGCTTTCGAGTTTACAAACCGTGGTGACTTCGCTCACGAGGTATTTGCCGAAGTAGTGAAGTTCGCCGCTAAGGAATGTCCTGAAATGGCGTTGGGCGTAGGCTCTGTAGTAGACCCTGCTACGGCTGCACTCTATATCCAGTTGGGAGCCAACTTCGTGGTAGGTCCGTTGTTCAATCCCGAAATCGCTAAGGTATGCAACCGCCGTTTGGTAGCTTATACGCCGGGATGCGGAAGCGTATCCGAAGTAGGCTTCGCGCAAGAAGTGGGATGCGACTTGTGCAAGATATTCCCGGGCGATGTATTAGGTCCGAAATTGGTAAAAGGCATGTTGGCTCCGATGCCTTGGTCGAAACTGATGGTGACCGGCGGTGTAGAGCCTACTCAAGAAAACCTGACCGCTTGGATTAAGGCAGGCGTATTCTGCGTAGGTATGGGCTCGAAGCTGTTCCCGAAAGACAAGGTAGCGGCTGAGGACTGGGCATACATTACCGACAAGTGTAAAGAAGCATTAGGCTATATTGCCGAAGCTCGTAAATAAAGAAAGATTCGGAACGAAAGTTCATTTTGTTTAAAGGTGTATAAAGTGAGAGGCATCGCAGGCATGCAAAAGCATGTTTTGCGATGCTTTCTTTTTATGTTTGCAATAGTAGAGGGAATATACAAATCTATACCATGCATGGTATAGCTAAATGCGGACATCATTATTGGTTTTATTTAATTTGTCCAAATCCCATTTCGCAACATTGTTTTCAATGTATTCGGCAATATGGTTCATCTCATCGGTGTTTCTGATGATGCGCTCATGAAAACGGGATTGCCATGCAAAAGGGATGTTGTTTTGGCGGGAATAACAGGTCATAGCACGTTTAAATCCTCCGATAACAACAGATAATGCCCCACGCTTATGTGAGAAACTGTTTTGAATTTCTCCAAAAAGTTTTTCTCGTCTTGATGTATCCGTTTTCGTGTGTGCTTTGGGCGATTTTTTGGTCCTTTCCGCTTCTGTTCTTCGTCAGATAGCCCGCTATCTTCCTCATCACACAAGCGGAAATGCCTCAAAAACTCATCCCAAATCATCGCACGATAAATTCAAAACAGTTTCTGATATTTCTCGCATTCTATTGTCAACAGTTTCTGTTTTCCAACGTGCTTGTTGTGATGGTCGTGGTTGTAGAGACGATGTGCACATCGTCTCTACTGTTTCCTCACCATTTCTATACCGTTTCGCATTCAATTCACATATAGTATGCGTATTCACAAAGGTAATGATAAATCTTAAGAAGCGGTAGAACATGAGTCGTAAAATCATATCTTTTATGCCTCTTCATAGAGGTTATTCATTGCTCTATGTTCCTGCAGCTTGTTGCTAATGCAATGAATCAAGGCTGATAATCTGTTCGCGGTAGCCTGAGTTTTATATTCCACGGGCTGGAATGTACATTCCATTGGCTGGAATATACGTTCTACGGCATGGAATATACGTTCCAGCCCGTGGAACATAAAACCTAATAGGCTGGAATGATAATGTATACTATGTGCGGTATGGATTTGTGTATTCTTCCGAACATTTTGCATACGGGCATTTCGCACCGTTTCTGTAGAGACGATGTGCACATCGTCTTTACTATGTAGTATACACAAAATGTACAAATGTAAATGCCGCACACAGTATAAACAGGCTGTAAAGATAATGCAAGGGCGGTTTTATCGGAAAGGCTGGCGGTTGCCACTCCGGCATGTGTGCAGAAGCAGCTTATATCTGCATGGTAATATATTCATAAAGTGACATTTGTGCGGGCAGGTCGATGTTCAGTCGTGTGCGCAGGCGCAGGGTTTTGGTGCGTACCGAAGAGGGGTTGATGCCCAGCAGCGATGCCTCGTCGTTGGTGTCGAATCCGAACATGTAGAGGCAGCAGTATGCCCACTCCGATTCGCTCAGGTCGGGGCAGCAGTCGATGACGTACCTCCGCAGGTCGGGATATATTTTTTGCGCTTGTTGCTTGATTTGTTCCCATAGCTCTTCGCTAATGAGCGTCCGGGTGTTTTGCGGCTTCCTCTGCTTTGCCAGCTGGTGCAGTTTCTTATATGCAGGCGAGCTTTCCAGCATGTTTTCCCGCAGGGTGCGGTAGCGTGCGGTCAGCGTTTCCATTTCTTCGCGCATCCGTTCCAGTTCCTTTTCCTCTTCTTCCGAATGTTTCAGCAAGGCGTTTTTCCGTTCCATCTCGATGGAAAGCTCCAGCAGGCGGTTGCGTGTATCGCGTATGTCCGCTTGTTGCAGCAGGAGTTTCTTTTCCGTCCGCTTGCGGTAGCCGAAGTATGCCCACAGCATGGCTAACACCACTATCAGGCATACGGCGCAAGCCAGCAGATAGCCCGTTTGCCTGAGCCGAAGCTCGGCATTCTCGGTCATCAGCTTTTGGTGCTTGTAGCGGTTTTCTATTTCGAGTATTTTCGATTCGTTGGAGGAGATGAAAAAAGAATCTTTCAGAAGTGAATATTCTTCTAGGTGCTTTAAGGCATCAGCATAGTTCTCTTGTTGTTTGCAGAGTAGATACTTTGTTTTATTAATTAGAAGTAAACTTTGGGCAGAATGTTGTGGAATCTTGTTCAAAAGTGCCTCTGCCTTATTGTAAGATTGCATTTGGAAATATAAGTCTATCAATGCCCAATAATCCGATATCGAATCTTGGCTTATAGCCAATGCTTGATGAAAATAGGATTCTGCTTTTTCATATTTGTGTTTCATAGCGTAAATGTTTCCATATGCGTTTAATAAAGAGGCATATACATTTTTATCATTTAATGTTTTCCCTATTGAGTCTGCTTTTTGGAGGTATGTTAAAGCTTTTGATAATGAATCCATGTAAGCATAGTTTCTGCAAATGTCTCTTAGTGCACAGACATAACTTCTTTGGTTTTGGGCTTTTTTAAACAAGAGCGCAGCTTCCTTTCTTTTTTTTAGTGACTCTGAAGCAAATTCGTTAATTGAATACAAGTCTGCTGTATACGAACACACATATCCCATTAGTTGATAATCATTGTTTTCTTCTGCTTTCTGATATACGTGAGTATACGTATCCATTGCTTTGTTTGTTTCTCCTTCAGCTGCATATGCCATGCCTAAATAGAATTCGGACTTCAATGCTTTTTCTTTCTTTTTATATTTTCGATACAAATTGAATGTCATTTCCATGTCTGTGGATGATGGTAAGGGAACATTTGCAGCTCGGTGTGATAATTCAGCTTTTAGCAAATACCAATGTGCTAAACTTTCGGCATTCAGTGTATCTGTGTTTATTGTAGATAATAAGGAATAGGCACTGTCTGGTTGTGATTGCATTAGGCCTTCTATTTTATTTAATATAGTAGGGCTTGTCGGATGGTTATTGCATCCACCTAAAATGGTTGCAATAATCAAGACAAAAAATGTAGCTTGTTTCTTCATAACTCTGTCTTTATAGTTGCTTGCAAATTTAGAAATTATTCCTTTTTCGATGGAAGATGAAATGTTGAATAATTGCTCGTGTATACGTCAAAGTCTATAAGTTGTTGAAAATCAAGTGTGGCTTGAGTACGCTGAATCTATGTGATTTGATCAAAACTACAAAAGATAAGCGTAATTTTGCAATACTATCCGAAGTGGATAAATGAAAGTTGGATAGCTTAAATGAGTACGCCTATGGTTAATATTCGTAAAAATAGTATGAACTTTAAGTTGATTCTGTTCATACTGTTGTATATCCTTTCAATTAAAGATATGTTAGAACGTGGTTCTATCTTTTCTGAAAGGATTGTTCCTACAATTGTAGATTTCATTACATTTCTTGCCGGTGGATTCATTGTGTATTATAACAAGTTTTGGAAACAAGTTGTTAAAAGTAAACGCGGAAATCTTGTATTGGCTCTTTGTCTCCTTTTGTGTTGCATTGTGTATGTGGCTATTTATGTGAAAACATTGCTATTCAACAATATTTTTCAATCCGTTATGGGATAAATGAACGTTTATTTGATTGTTAAATTCTAAACATTTTAAATTATGAAAACTTTTATGTCTAAGACTTGTATTTGCTTGTTCGTTTTTCTTTCCGCTTTCCTGTCCGGTTGTGATGATCATGACGATGTGAAGCTTGCTTCGTTGGCAGATGTCTTATATCAAGCGGTATGGAATGCCACAGAAACAGTATATAATGAAGATGGAAGTATAGCTTTGCAGGATACTTATATTTTTCAGTTCCTTTCTGAATCTCGAGGTGAAATAGTCGAAAGAGATGATTCAGGAAATCTCGCTTGGACATCAGAATTTGATTATGAAATTCATGACAATATAGTAACCTTTAAAGGGGGGTGGGTCGGACAATGGTTAGTGGTGGAATACACTCAAGACAAGGTTGTCTTGCAATCGTACCAGCCTAAAAGATATGTATTGATTGTACAAAAGTACGAATAAAAAGTGATAAACAGAAAAATGTAGCAAAGTTATTGGCAGATAGGCGTTTTAGGAAGATGGCTTGAAAAAATGAAAGACAGAAAAAGCAATGAAAAAGCCAAGTTAGGACATCGCAGCGTTACCAATTCGTGACCATGCTCAAAACAGGTTATGATGAGGTTGGAAGAATATAGAAAATACTAACTTCCAGTGAGTTACTAACAACTCACGCAAGAAAATGAGGCGTGAACGAGAATTGCAGTATTCCTCAATGATTTGCGTAGCGACGAAGGATTCTTCACGAACTAAATTTGAAACCAAAAAAATTTTAGAACGATGAAGAGTGCTTTGTCAGCAGGCGACATCAGGTCATTTGCGTCGGAGAAAGGAGATTCCGACAGCATCCTTGCCGTCCTTTTCCCGGACGGCAAGGCCATCGGTCAGCCCTATACACGCAACCGCACGGACATCAGGATGGTTCGTGTGTTCAGCGAGGACGAAGCCTACGGCATTTTCAGGCGTCTGTGCGGGAAAGAGTATATTTTTCCGGTGAGTGACGGAAAGTATCATTACCATGCGTGCCTGCTTGCCAAACCATATACCGGTTATCTGCTTTACAGTTTTCATGTGAAGCCCGACACTTATGAGGTCGGTGTCATTTATGTGCATTCACCCGAACTTCGTAAACTCGGTATAAAGGAGCTTCATTTAGTAAAAGCCATAAAAATAAAGAAATAATCCATTGTTCTTTGACATACATATGAAAAATAAGGGGGTTAGATGATAAAAAGCTCTGATTAGAGGCCTAATACGAACGGATTTTTGTAAATTCGCAAAATTTTTAGAAATCCGAAATGATAATACAAGGTCCTGAAATATATTATGCGGCATCCTGCCTGATACTGGTCGTTACGTCACTGTTTTGTGCGTTGGTGCGTTATTTCCACATGTGCCGTCCGTTTGACGAGGAAGAAACCTATTTTTATCCGGCCCGCAAGCTCGTCACAATTATCTATGCCTGTTTTGCCTTGCCTGTGGTATGGCTTTTCCGCATGGACAGCCCGGACGCATACTTCTTTATGCGTGTTTTTCTTATGCTGCTGTTGCCCGGTGCGGGCGTGTTGTCGTTCCGCCGGTTTTTCTTCAGCAAGACAAGACACCGCAGACTGATATTTGTATTGTCCGGTATCATTCCTCTTGTCATTATACTGGTCTGTTGGATATACGGCTGGATTGGCGGAGATACCCTCTACCGCCATCGTGATATGCTTCTTCTCCTTATCGGAGGATATTCCCTGCTGCTTACAGCCATGCTGTTGCATACCACAAGCTGGCTGTTGCGCCAGATTCGCCTACACATGCAGGAAGAATATTCCAACAGTGAAGATTTTCCGGTACGTTTTGCCGGTTTTGTCGTATTCATGCCGGTGCTGTATCAGGGAGCTGCATGGTGGCTGTTTATCACCGGCGACCATGATTACAACATGTGGTTCCAACTGGCCATTTCAGTCATGCACGTCGTTCTTTTGATACGGATATTGCATCCGCAACGAAAAGAATATCGGGAGGTGATGGAAGAAGCGGAAGAACTCATAGCGGAAAAAATAGAAACGGTACTGTCCGACCGGGAAAGCGGCAGCAGCCTGCTGTCTGTTGATGCCATGAATGAACTGGAAGCCAAAATACGTGTGGCATTGACCGAGGACAGGCTTTACCTGAATCCGAACCTGAAAATCGGCGAACTGGCAGATGCGGTAAAGAGCAACCGGAAATATGTATCCATTGTCATGAAAGAACGTTTCGGTTCCTTTTATAAGGAACTGAACCGGCTCAGGATTGAGGCCGCTGTCCGATACCGGGAAGAACACCCTTCGGCAAGCCGTGAAGAAATTGCTACACATTGCGGTTTTTCCAATGTAAGGACTTACAGCCGAAACCTGAAATCCGGGATGCAGGACAAGAACACAGAAGGACAATTTAAGGAAATTCCCTGAATTGTCCCTCATTATGAGCATTTTTCCTTGAATTGTCCTTCAAATTTTCTAAGATTGTCCTCTCACTTTCCGTTAAAATCCGCTAACTTTGCAAACGGAATTTAATAATTGAATGACAATGTATTTTGATTTACAGCACATTTCAGGAAATATGGCAATCTGTTCAGGCAACATTCCGTTGTCCGCTGCATCGTGCATATACCTATATTCAAAAAAGTGTGTTGCAAATTTGGAAATGTGTGAGATTTGTGTAAACACACACACACACACACACACACATTGCGACCGGCGTATCTTCGCGCGTTAATATACTTATTATCATCAATACATGCAAGGGTGGAAACTCCTTTTTACGGGAGCTTTCCGCCCTTTTTCGTATCCGTATGTCACGTTTACCCCATTAAAAATTCCCTAAATAACATAATTACTATACAATGAAAAAAAGGAACTACTTAAAGACAATCAGACATTACCTCTATGCATTCCTGCTCATACTGTTGCCGCTATGGACTGCCTGCGGGAACGATGACCCGGTCACTCCCGAGGAGACTGTACCCGAGCCGGAACCGGAACCGGAGCCCGAGCCTGAGCCGGAACCGGAGCCAGAACCGGAGCCAGAACCTGAGCCGCAACCCGCACCCACGGCCGGCTGTCTGGTCTTCACTCCTCTCTGGGAACAGACGGCAGGCACCGCAGACCTGCCTGCGGACTTTGTACTGAACCTGGCCGGAAAGGCGCTCACCGTTCCTGCCGGAACTCCCTGTCTCTACCCGGACACTCTGACCGCGGGTGAATACCACATAACGGCATGGAACATCCCCGAAGCCGTCACCGTGACGTCCGACGGACTCGCCACCCTGGAACTGGATGAGGCGGGACAGCTGCTGTCAATGCCGGAACGGCTGTGGACGGCAGACACCCTCTACTGTGTGACGGCAGGCGACACTACGGACGTGACACTGCGCATGCACGAACGGACCCGCACCTTGCGCATCAGCCTGACGCTGGATGAAGCGGTGGAAATCAAGGAACAAGGCGACATCACCCTGACGGGTATGACGGGGGCTGTCCTCCTGCCAGAAGGCACACCGACGGGCGAAGCGGTGACCGCCGTCTTCCAGGTGAAACAGCTCACCCGCTCACGGGCAGAGAAGATTCAGGGGCTGGAACTGTTCCTGTGTTCGCTGGGAGCCTTTCCGAAAGCCGGGAATACCCTGTCCTTCCGCCTGGAACTGACAGACGGAAGGACTGTGACGTTCAGTCTGGACGTGACGGACAAACTGGCCGACCTGAGTGCAGGAAGCACCCTGCAAATGGAAGGAACCATAGAGATTCCTGACCCTGAACCTACTCCTCCGCCATACTGGCCGGAACCCGACCCCGACCCGGAACTGACGGTGGGTGACATCACCATCACCGACTGGGCTCCGCTCGAAGGCGACTATGGCGGTAACATATTTTTTCCGGATGTGTAAACCGCTGTGCTGACTATATATTTATAACTGATTAAAAAAGCAAACGTATGAATATAAAGAATCTATTATTGGCAACAACCGCTATCCTGTTGGCTGCGTGCAGCACCGACAGCGATGTACTGCCACCGCAAGACCTTGGACAGATAAGGGTAACGGCATCCGTGGGAGCCATGACCCGTGTGGCCCATAGCGGCAACTCGACCACCTTCGAGACGAATGACCGCATCAGTGTCTATGCCTGGTTAGGAGCCGACAACGACATGCAGCGGCTTGTGGTGGACAACTCCATCAATACATTAGGCGGCGACGGCACATGGACCGCCGAGCCGCAGATGCTTTGGGCCGACAATACGTCCGACCACTATTTCCTCGGCATCTATCCCGAGCGCAACAGAACTACCGATTACAAGGCCGACCCCTATACGCTGGACTTCAATAACCAGACCGCGAGCGACCTGCTGGTGGCGAGGACCACGGCCAAGCCCACCGGTTCTGCCGTGAAACTGGAATTTGAGCATGTAATGGCCAAGCTCGTGGTAAACCTTTCGTTCCGCAACGAGTGGACAATCGCTCCCGAAGTGGTTTCGGTAACGGCAACCGCATGCACCGAAGCCACCGTGAATTATTTAGAGAATCCTGTCGAGGTAACCCCGGCCACCGGTCAAAACCTTGTGGTGATTCCCTTCACGGGCACATCCGCCAGCTTTGCCGGCATCATGATTCCCGGGCAGAGCGGGTTCCGCACCATCAACGTCACGCTGGAGAACGGCAAGGTATATACCTATACCCACCCTTCAGGCATAGACCTGCAACCGGGCAGATATACTACGGTGAACCTTGTGCTGGGACGCGACAACATCAAACTGGACGATGCGGGCATCAGCGTGTCCGACTGGGAAAACGGTACTGCCATTGATGGCGGTGAAGCGACCGAAGCCTACTCATACGATTCCAATACCAAAACCATCACCATTTACAGCGGTGAAGGACTGAAGGTAGCGGCAGATGTGGTGAACAGCGGTGATACCGACCTCAACATCACCCTCGACAACGACATCGACCTGACGGGCATCGAATGGACGCCGATAGGAACTGAAAGCCGACCATACACCGGCACCTTCGATGGCAACAACTATACCATCACGGCTTGCTACTGGGAAAACAATCAGGGACAAGGCATCGGCGACAATCAGGGCAGCACCACCATCGAAACCACCAAGGTGAACGGCACTGACGTTACCTGGCAGACGGCAGTTGCCGCCATGAACACCGCCTTGCAGAGCGCAGGCTCAGGTTGGCACTACGAACTCAACGGAGCGCTGCCGACATTGGAGTAATAATAAACCGCCGGAGCGGGATTCCGGTTCCATCCGAAAAAGGAATCTTTGAAAGATAAATAATTAACAACTTAACAGAAAATAGTTCAAATGAAAAAAGCAAACATTTTGGCAACAGCAGCGCTGGCCACCCTTTTGGCAGCCTGCTCCAACGACAGCGACGTGCTCAACACGCCCGATTATGCCGACACGCCTATCGGACTGAATGTGAACGTAGGCCCGATGGCCACCCGTGCCGGTTATGACAACGATAACCTGACCGGAAGCAGTTTCGGACTTTACCTGACAACGGAAGGCACGAACGACGACAGCCGCTACAACTGCACGAACTTGGAAGTGATATATAACAATGGCTGGACGTTTAAGTACGGAGAACAACTCCTGTGGAAAAGCAATGATGCAAAAGTAACCTATAACGCTTATATGCCCAGAACACATGTGTACAATGAGGATTCTTATACCTTTACGGTGCAGACCGACCAGCGCAATGAGAACAACGTCAAGGCTTCCGACCTGCTTTGGACCGGAGGACGACAGGACGCCACAGCCGGAAAGGCACTCGACATCAACTTCAAACATGCGCTGTCCAAGCTGAACGTGACACTGACAAAAGGCTCTGAACTTGAAGACGGAGTGACCTTCACATCGGTAAAGCTCTCCAACTGCGCCACGAAAATTGTCGTTAACCTGCTCGAAGGAACAATCGTTAAGACTACCAACAGCGGACAGACCATCACCCTGTATGCTACAACCGAAAACAAGCAATACGAGTGCATCCTCGTACCGCAGACCTTCGCTCAGAGCCTGAAGGTGGAAATTACCGACAACAACGGAAAGATATATACATTCACATCCAACAAAGACCTTACGTTTGCCAGTGGTGAAGAATACACGCTGAATCTTACCGTAGGCCGCGACAAAGTGACGACGGGCACCATTTCTGCCGACCCATGGGGTAGCGAACAGCAAGGCGGCGATTTAGTAACAGAATAAAAGTAAACAACGTTCATAAACATGACAAGAATGAAAATAGCAAAATATATTCCGGCTGCCGCCCTCGCACTGGTGTTGGCAGGCTGCCAAAGTGAAGATGATTTCATCTCTTCCGACTATGCCAACGACCCGATGGCTGTACACATCCGTGCAGGCATCGAGGCTCTGCAGACCCGTGTGAACACGACAGGAACAGGCAACGCATGGGAAACAGGCGACCTGATTTCGGTAGCCAATACCTCGACAGGTGCGGTAACAGGCAAGGACAAGGCGGTTTACAAATACAACGGCGGCACATGGGTGCCTGAAGGAACAGACTACATAGTCTGGTCTGACGATGTCGAAAACACCTTTGAAGCCTATTATCCCGTCGTGGAAGGGAAAACAGACTCCTACGAACAGTTTGAGCTTCCGACCTACCAGAACAGCAGCGATCCTGACGATGACAACTACATAGGCCGTGCGGACTATATGACGGCGGCAGCGTCACAAAGTAAGAGCGACGCGCTGAACCTGACATTCAAGCACCACCTGACCAAGGTTACCGTGAAGATAAGCGGTTACGGCAACCAGTACGCCACACAGAAACCTGTATTCCAGGCTCCTACATTCACGGTACCTACCACAAAGACTCCAGTTTCTGGAAAGACACTGACCGTTGCCAATAGTGGAACGACAGTAACCGGACTATTCAGCGAGGACGCTTCAACAGAAGCCAAACACAGCTTCACCGCCGTCCTGCTGCCGGGCAAGTATACTACTAATGATACGTTTGTCAAGCTGAACATGGAAGGCGGCACTTCGCTTACCGTCAAGGCCAATGTACAACAACTGACTACCGGTTTGGAATCGGGCAAAGCCTATACCTTCAACGTGACCGTAGGTAAGAATGGTGCCACCATCTACAGCGTTACGGTTGGCGACTGGGGTACCGGCGGCTGGACGGAAAGCGGCACGGCAGACACAGCCCTTTCATTCAGCATCCAGACTTCGACGGACGGACTGGCAACTGAGAGCGATGGATATATCCTCGCCGATTGACATACAATAAAATTCAGATCATAAAATAATAAACGGAATAACAAAATGAAGACGAGAAACAAACTATATGATAAGAGCCGGCTGCGCCTCCTTTGTCTGCTGACAGCGTTGCTCGGCTTATTCGGTGCCGGACAGACATGGGCAGGCAATCCCACCACCCTCACCGTGGGCGGCACCAATGCACTTAACGGCGGCTACTGGCTGACCAACGCCGACGGCACCCTGACCCCCGACGGGGCAAGCGCAGACAACTACAATGTCTACTACGACGGCAACGGCACCCTGACCCTGAAGGACGCCACCATCAACGGCACGGCTACCACCGATCATGTCGGCGCGGGCATCTACGCCGAGGGCGACCTGACCATCGTGCTGGAGGGCAGCAGCACCGTCAAGGGCGTTGTGGATCCATACGGCGAATCCCAGAGCATCCGTGTGTCTGGGAATCTGACCATCCAAGGCGGCGGCAGCCTGACCGCGCAGGGGGCTGAGACAAGCTCAGGCTCCAATTATGGCATCTCTGTCGTTGGATCATTCACCCAGCAAAGTGGCAGCGTCACCGCCATCAGCGGCACGAGCAAAAACTATTATTCGGAAGGTCTCTATGTATTCGATGGCACGGTTACGGTGGAGGGCGGGACGCTGACCGCCACCGGCGGTAACGCCGGTAGTAGTTACGGTAGTTCCGGCATCTCTACGAATGGGACTGTCACCGTGAACGATGCCATCGTGACCGCCACCGGCGGTAACGCCGGTAGTAGTTACGGCATCTCTACGAATGGGACTGTCACCGTGAGCGACGCCACCGTGACCGCCACCAGCGGGTCTGCTGGGTATGCAAGTTATGGCCTTTATATTGAGTCCTCTTCCCCTTCTGTGACCCTATCCGGCAGCAGTTCCCTCACCGCCCGGAGCGGAACAGCGACGAACACGGCGGGCGGCATCTACTTCGAGAACCTCTTTGGCAGCACGAGGTCCGTAACCGTCGGGGAGAATTCCACCCTGCTGACCAACAGTGTGATATTTAGGGATTCGTCTTTCAATGAAAATCCGCTGGCCCCCACCGGCGACGGCAGCTGGCTGATCTACGGGCAGAGCGACCAGACCAGCGCCGTGGGCGGCAACTATACCCTGGAAGAGAACCTCACCATTGAAAACGGGAACACCTTCACCATCCCGGCGGGCAGCACCCTGACGATTCCGGAAGATAAGACTTTGACTGCCGATGCCAACCAGTTGGTTGTAAACGGAGAACTGGTATTGGAAGGTACGTTCGAAAATGCAAATGAATTGACAGGAACAGGAAATCTTGTTTTGGGCGAAATAACGCTGACTGACGATGAGGGTATTGGCGCGTATGAAGATTACCACCTCAAGTTGAAAAGCAAAAAGGTTACTTATACCCGTGCCCTGCCAGTTAACTCCCAATATGGAACCATCTGTCTGCCGTTCGTTCCTACTTCTGTAACTGCCGATCAGGTTACTTA
The Phocaeicola salanitronis DSM 18170 genome window above contains:
- a CDS encoding fimbrillin family protein — translated: MNIKNLLLATTAILLAACSTDSDVLPPQDLGQIRVTASVGAMTRVAHSGNSTTFETNDRISVYAWLGADNDMQRLVVDNSINTLGGDGTWTAEPQMLWADNTSDHYFLGIYPERNRTTDYKADPYTLDFNNQTASDLLVARTTAKPTGSAVKLEFEHVMAKLVVNLSFRNEWTIAPEVVSVTATACTEATVNYLENPVEVTPATGQNLVVIPFTGTSASFAGIMIPGQSGFRTINVTLENGKVYTYTHPSGIDLQPGRYTTVNLVLGRDNIKLDDAGISVSDWENGTAIDGGEATEAYSYDSNTKTITIYSGEGLKVAADVVNSGDTDLNITLDNDIDLTGIEWTPIGTESRPYTGTFDGNNYTITACYWENNQGQGIGDNQGSTTIETTKVNGTDVTWQTAVAAMNTALQSAGSGWHYELNGALPTLE
- a CDS encoding fimbrillin family protein, giving the protein MKKANILATAALATLLAACSNDSDVLNTPDYADTPIGLNVNVGPMATRAGYDNDNLTGSSFGLYLTTEGTNDDSRYNCTNLEVIYNNGWTFKYGEQLLWKSNDAKVTYNAYMPRTHVYNEDSYTFTVQTDQRNENNVKASDLLWTGGRQDATAGKALDINFKHALSKLNVTLTKGSELEDGVTFTSVKLSNCATKIVVNLLEGTIVKTTNSGQTITLYATTENKQYECILVPQTFAQSLKVEITDNNGKIYTFTSNKDLTFASGEEYTLNLTVGRDKVTTGTISADPWGSEQQGGDLVTE
- a CDS encoding fimbrillin family protein, encoding MKIAKYIPAAALALVLAGCQSEDDFISSDYANDPMAVHIRAGIEALQTRVNTTGTGNAWETGDLISVANTSTGAVTGKDKAVYKYNGGTWVPEGTDYIVWSDDVENTFEAYYPVVEGKTDSYEQFELPTYQNSSDPDDDNYIGRADYMTAAASQSKSDALNLTFKHHLTKVTVKISGYGNQYATQKPVFQAPTFTVPTTKTPVSGKTLTVANSGTTVTGLFSEDASTEAKHSFTAVLLPGKYTTNDTFVKLNMEGGTSLTVKANVQQLTTGLESGKAYTFNVTVGKNGATIYSVTVGDWGTGGWTESGTADTALSFSIQTSTDGLATESDGYILAD
- a CDS encoding autotransporter outer membrane beta-barrel domain-containing protein — its product is MKTRNKLYDKSRLRLLCLLTALLGLFGAGQTWAGNPTTLTVGGTNALNGGYWLTNADGTLTPDGASADNYNVYYDGNGTLTLKDATINGTATTDHVGAGIYAEGDLTIVLEGSSTVKGVVDPYGESQSIRVSGNLTIQGGGSLTAQGAETSSGSNYGISVVGSFTQQSGSVTAISGTSKNYYSEGLYVFDGTVTVEGGTLTATGGNAGSSYGSSGISTNGTVTVNDAIVTATGGNAGSSYGISTNGTVTVSDATVTATSGSAGYASYGLYIESSSPSVTLSGSSSLTARSGTATNTAGGIYFENLFGSTRSVTVGENSTLLTNSVIFRDSSFNENPLAPTGDGSWLIYGQSDQTSAVGGNYTLEENLTIENGNTFTIPAGSTLTIPEDKTLTADANQLVVNGELVLEGTFENANELTGTGNLVLGEITLTDDEGIGAYEDYHLKLKSKKVTYTRALPVNSQYGTICLPFVPTSVTADQVTYYQVLELGSNEITLVETDFEAGKPLFYQTSGTGSITFSAESAAGVELVTTPATDSFMVGTMSVYKPTAGYFLKNGNFYPITDGVQVKVKSFRAYVKGQNDASQASVMSVNVARP